One Thermoanaerobacter pseudethanolicus ATCC 33223 genomic window, ATACAGCCATGCAGATGGCAGCTGAAAAAGTAGGGTTGAGATTTGCTTGTGAGGTTTTTGCTGATAGAAACATAAATCCTGATGGTACTTTAGTTTCTAGAAAGCTTCCAAATGCTATTATACACGATGAAGAATTGGCTTGCAGAAGAGTGCTTCGAATGATTAAAGAGGGAGTTTGTGAGGCTATAGATGGTAGTCTAGTAAAAGTGAAAGTTGATACTATATGTGTTCATGGTGATAATCCCCAGGCTGTAGAATTTGCTAAAAGAATAAAAAAGACTTTAGAAGAAAATGGAGTTGAAATAATACCCATGGGTGAGTTTTTATAATACAGGGAGTTGATTATAATGTATGAAAAACCTAAAATTCTCTTATGCGGGGACAAGGCTGTTATAGTTGAATTTGGAAATGAAATAAGTGAGGAATGCAATAAAAAAGTAGTAAATCTTTATAGGACGTTAGAAAAAGAGAAGAGTGCAGGAATTATTTCTATGATTCCAACTTATAGATCTTTGCTTATTAAATATGATCCTTTAAAAATTGCTTACGATGAACTATTAAAACTAATTGAATCAAGCAATAAAGATAAGAATGAAAGTACAGAAGAATTTAGGTCTAAAATATATGAAATTCCGGTAGCTTATGGAGGAGAATTTGGCCCAGATTTAGATTTTGTAGCTAAATACCATAATATGACTGCTGAAGAGATAATAAGTATTCATACACAACCTTTTTATAGAATTTATATGGTTGGTTTCACAATGGGATTTGCGTATTTAGGAG contains:
- the pxpB gene encoding 5-oxoprolinase subunit PxpB, translated to MYEKPKILLCGDKAVIVEFGNEISEECNKKVVNLYRTLEKEKSAGIISMIPTYRSLLIKYDPLKIAYDELLKLIESSNKDKNESTEEFRSKIYEIPVAYGGEFGPDLDFVAKYHNMTAEEIISIHTQPFYRIYMVGFTMGFAYLGGMSEKIATPRLENPRTEIKAGSVGIAGNQTGIYPLSSPGGWRIIGRTPVRLYDPERERPILFEAGNYIKFVPITGEEFYKIEKEIEMKRYQIKIYDYE